The Gossypium hirsutum isolate 1008001.06 chromosome D06, Gossypium_hirsutum_v2.1, whole genome shotgun sequence genome contains the following window.
CGATTGATCGATAGTACTttataaccctaatccgacgacagatatgggttaggggtgttacaacataacTACATTCTAATATTGTAAGCCAATTGTCCAAATTGACTGTATATTCCTATACGGAGGATACAAACATAAGTTGTTATTAGCTGTTGTATAAGATGGTAACCAAAGAATTCTTCCAATATCTTTTGCAATAACTCCAGAAGAATCCAgtgatgactgagatttcttcTTAACTAACCTGAGAAGGCATGTTGTGCCACAACTCGATGTGTACATCATTTTCGACAGGGGCATCGGAATACAGGTTGTGTTAGATCGACGTTCAAGCCTATGGGATCGTGCACATTATAGGTATTTTTTGCATCACATAGGGTCTAACTACTTGGGTCGATACCATAAGGATGTGGAGCAACAACTTGTCACTAACATGGGTACGTTGTGCATAAAATTGGTTTCTTGTAAAACAGTTTAAGATATACATTTGGGTCGCTTTTATTGAATGCATTATTGATTGTCATCGACAAGGTATGAGCTTGTCTGACATCGATTCCATGAAATGTTGGAGAGACTACGGGCTCTAAACTAACTGGGCGCAGAGTACCTTGATGGGATATCGAATGAGCAGTGGACGCAGTCATATGACAGAGGACTATGATACAGACACATAACACGAACCTAGCGGAATGCATTAGTTCCGTATCGAAGGGGATACGTCATTTTTCGGTAACCTTAATGGTCAATGAAATGAATTTTCAATTAGCAGCATTGTTTCTAAAGTAGGCTAAAACATACACGGGACAGATAAATGGCGGTCATGTTTTGTGCAAGTCAGTGTTGAAAGATATTAGGGAAAATGTAGAAATTACGAACTCAATGACTTTAGTGTGTCACTCATGCCCAAATCTAATCTTCTGGGTTAAGTAGCCCCATAGACCCGACCGTGGAGTTATCGATGGAGTGTACTGCATAGACCTGAGACAAATGACCTGTGACTGTGAGAGATTTTAAGCACTTCGTTATTCATGCGAACATGTAATTGTGGCATGTGCCTTGGAACGTATAAATGACCTACGTTGACGAATTTTACAAACTTGAAAGCGCATATAATGTTTGGAAATTTGAATTCCCACCTATCCCAAATGAAAGCATGTGGTCGCCTAACTCACATGTTCCTTTTGAGTTGGTACTGGAGAAGAACTTTCAGTGCAAGCCAAAAGGTTGACCAAACTCAACTCGGATACGAGGCAATATCGATATTCAGGAGCGAGGAGACAAACAGAGGTTATGTGATTACTGTAGGAACCCAATGCATACGAAGCCAATATGTCCACACAACTCAGGAGCATCAAGGAGAAAAGCTAATTAAAACACTAACTCATGCAGtgaaaacataaacttattcgTTTATTCatgccattttttttttgtaaagtgtatgttaatattaattattaaagtaaGATATATTACAATACGCAAGTGAAAGTTTTAATCTTTTTCCGTATTGACATTCTATTCTTTCCTTTCACAAAATATTGGAGTGAACAAATGGATAgagaaaaacttaaatgaaaaagtaacataaataattgtaaattttaaactcacaatatgatatgatataaaacAAACCAATTTAATAAACAAGTTTCGTATATTGTAAATAAATATACATTTGGGATGTAAAACAAAGTATACAATTTGGGAAAATTAGAAAACAATTGAAAATTGATGATTGAAAATTGAGAATGGAAGAATGAGTATTGAATATTTGGTTGAAAAGAATGAAGTTTAGAGGGACTTATATAGGAAATTTTATGGCTGTTGGAGCCCTTGTAGTCGTTGGAAAAGTTATCGTTGGAAAAATTATCGTTGAAAGGAAAATGTGTCTTACAAGATACTTTTTTATTGATGTGGTAAAGAAAACGTATCTTGCATAacacatttttctttctctctccccAAAAACAACATGAATcggtcaatttttaaaaaatcagcatagtttgttaattttttaaacatatttacataaaTATGCCGGAGGTGGACCCTGCTTTAAATCTCATAATCGAAGTCTTATATGGGGCTTTTAGAAAAAGCCGAGCCCAATCCTGGGTTGGTCATTCGAAAGCCCGAGTGAAACTTAACTGGCCTTAATATGTTTGGGGAACCCCAATACTTTTAACATTGGTAACGTaaaattcttcaaattttttaatgaaaatttttataaataagaaTATTTTAGCCCACAATACGTAAATATTTCAAATATGACAGAATACTTGGAACTTGATCAAAATTTGTAGTCAGTGTGTTGGGTTGGCACTTGGCATGGCGGCCAATCAAACATCCCCTGGATTGCCACCACAGCCGTTTTTCCCCCACACGTTCTTCATTTGAATCATTGGCAGCTCCTTTTTTTGAacaacaaaaagaagaaaatacatttaaataaatgattGGAGGTGGTTCAGTGGATAGCATAAGTAGTTAAAAAAgaataatttgtaatttaaaaaaattgaaaataaattcccAAAAGGCAAGAGAGTAGAAGACTTTCTCAAGTTCTCCCTCGTCCATGTTGTATGTTGTAGACACAAAACACAATCACAATCATACGCGCAATCTCTCCTCTATTTGCTCATACGGAACGGATGTACTTGAAAAACCACTCATCTTGTTCCTTTGTTCACTTCAGATTTTTTTTCTACCCCTAGCTTCTTTCCTTTGTCTTTATCTCCTTTACACATCGCAATCCCAGAAATAAATCCCCCCTCCCCttgaatctttttgtttcttCAGACAATGGAAAATGATCCTTTGCTTCTGTATGCAAGTCCCCGGAAGAAACCAACGCCGCCCTCACCTCTCTTTCCCCTCCCTGAACACAATGAAGTCTCTCTCCCTGTCTCTTTAACTCCATCTGAGCTTAAAGATAGACTCATCTTTGgtccttctcctcctccttccCTTTCTCCCATTGATTCTTCTCCCATCTTTGATGCCTTAACTTCATCTCTTCAATCCCCCcgaccttcttcttcttcttcttctcctcctcaAGACACTGTTGTAAATCTCCAAGACCCTCTTTTGCAGCCAACCCAACTTAATTCACCCACTCCAGCACCAGCTTCATGGTTAATTGACCCAGATTTCATATGGGAAAAATCCAATCTTCACAGGTCCAAAACGGCACCTGCCATGGCTGTTTTAAATGATGTCATCCGCTCTTCAATTCCCAAACCTCAATTGGGGTCTCAATCCATTGTAAGACAAGCTTTTGTGCTTTTAGTCTTGTATTTAACTTTGGGTGTTGTTATCTTTTGGTTTAATAGGCATAATTTCTTGGGTAATGAAACTCACCCGGTTGTTGATGCATTGTATTTTTGTATTGTGACAATGTGCACAATTGGATACGGTGATATTATCCCTAATAGTGTGGCTACCAAGTTGTTTTCAATATTATTTGTGTTGGTCGGATTCGGTTTTATTGATATTTTGCTTAGTGGGATGGTTAGCTATGTACTTGATTTGCAGGAGAGTTATTTGTTGAGAACTGTTGAACATGAGGGTCAAAAGAAGGACTCTGCAAGATCTTATATAATTGATGTCAAAAAGGGGAGGATGAGGATAAGAATGAAGGTGGGATTGGCATTAGGAGTTGTGGTTCTTTGTATTGGAATTGGTGTTGGTGTTATGCATTTTGTTGAGAGGCTTGGGTGGTTGGATGCTTTTTATCTTTCTGTTATGTCGGTCACTACAGTTGGCTATGGGGACAGAGCATTTAAGACGTTGCCTGGTAGGATTTTTGCTGCTATTTGGTTGCTTGTTTCCACTCTGGCTGTTGCTCGAGCGTTTCTGTATTTGGCTGAGGCTAGAGTGGATAAGAGGCATAGGACAATGGCGAAGTGGGTGCTTGGACAGGACATGACTGTCTCGGAGTTTCTTGCTGCTGATATTGACAACAATGGTTTTGTGAGGTATGCTGTTTTATGAAATTTGGTTAGTACTTGAACTATGCATCTTCATCTCCTCAAGTTTCTAGTAGTTGTATGCTTTGATGCAATaatacctgaaaggttaatataCTAATTTCGAAACTTACTGTAGTTTCCTCCTTTTCCTTTATAGCTGTTGTAGTCTTTAGTTCACCAGTTGACATTTTAATTAAGTTCGAAGAACTCGTATTGGGATTCACGGTTGATTTATTAACATGCAATTGCTTaaattcttaaataaaagatTCTCACTCCGAAGAACTTTTAATGCATCACTTTTCAAAATGGGATAGATTTTTCTTCCAAGGCCCTCTTTGTTGGGATTGCTTTATATTGTGCTCTTCAAACGATGTGTCTATCTTGTGAATACAATTTCAATGCAACATCTGCTATGCGTGTAATTTGCTCTGCCTGCTAGGTTATGCATATGATCTTCTCAATTGAAATATGATAATAATCTTCACTTTCTATTACCCCTTTGCAAACATGTTGAAAACACCACAAAAATTGTGCCTgaatggtaactttcctttttgAAACTAAGGCATAAAAACCAGAAAAAAAAAGCCAATCCCAGAAAATTGGGATTAAGTACCGTATTTGAGTTATATTTAATATGCATCCCTATTTTTCtgacttttcatttttctttttgagtactGTGTTCAATGCCTATACCTGAGATATCTTCGAACATGAGTGTGGGGATATGCCCAAATACATAGGAAGATTTTGAAATAACAAAAGTGAACACACCTGTGTCTGACACTCACCCAAGTCCTAGTAACATAGCTATaatgtttgaagctttgattagACTACAGAACTGTATCTTTATATATGAGGGACTTTGATATACTTTATTGAGGACAAACTAAAGCAATTAAATTATACTGCTTCTCAGCCATACTGCTAATTTTTGGGTTCATTGTGGTTTATCTGTGTCTTATGGACTATATTTTATGAATTACCTCAGATGTATGGTGTACATGAGTGTAGGTTATTATTATCAAGTGCAGTACATTGTTGCTTCTGGATGCATCTAATAGGGGTACTTTCCCTCTTTTATCCATTACTTGTAATTGATTCAGTGGTTCATTAAGGTGTTTCCAGTTGTAAGCTCATAATTCTTCTGATTCTCTATCTGGTTCTTTTCTGCTTTACCGACTCGAGTGCAACATCCTAGGAGGCTTTGATAATGCCACAATGATTGAAGTCCTTAAGGTGTTACATCATTTGACTAGATTTTTTTCGAACTGGATACTCTATATTCTTTTGTTTTGCATGTTGCATTATCCTCAAAACATTCTATTACTTAAAATGGTCTTGGTAATTTGTATGCTGATATCTGTCTTGGTCTAAATTTCCTAATCCTTCTCAAATTCCATTTTTATTCTCAATGTTGTTCATTTCCCATTGAATTTAATGTCGGTTTATATGTCCAGCAAATCCGAGTTTGTGATATACAAGCTCAAGGAGATGGGGAAGGTATCAGAAAAAGACATTATGCAGATCAGCGAGAAGTTCGATAGGCTAGATGCTGGCAACTGTGGGAAGATAACTCTTGCAGATCTTATGGAGCATCATCATTAATCTGCAAGTAACCTTGCTTATAATCATCGTTATGATACGGCAAAGGTGGCATGGACAGTAATGGATGACATTGAATCATCAACTGCAGAAATGGCAGTGGTTAGAAATCAAGGCAAGCAACAATGACGGTTTATTCGAATCTTCATGCATGTTGACTTGGTCCTCTTGCTCATCCCATAATGTCTTATTCCATAGATGAACGGTCTACCTTCCCGGTGTAGTTCTTTCTTTTGGTTTTAGGGTCAGAAACTCGGTAAGACAATCCTGGGATGCATCATTCACCAACTTGACTAGTGGATAAAACCCTTTTGTTGGTCGGACTAAGTCTGGCGCTTGTTGAGTGGTGGGCCTATGTTACCTTAGCGGAATACATGTGTACAATTTGGGTATGTTATAGTTTAGGTGGTTGGATAAGCACCTTATGAGTATGTCCGAATATATGTTCTATTTAGGTGGTTGTTTGGATTGGATGAGTTCCCTATGTAAAAGTATATGTTGATGCCAGttttttatgaaaatgaattTTGTACAAAAGAGATTTGTGGATGTAAACAAATTGCGTTTATTCTTACCCGTCTCTTAGTCACCTCCGCGTTTTTATCTTCTGTTTTGCTGAAAGGTAGCGTCGTTTGAATCGAATCGGTCGATCGGTTGGACTGAGAATTTGTTGGAGTATCTATCTGGAGAGTGGTTTTGAACCGATTTGATAAGGAATCGGTATGAATTGACTAAAAAATtggttgaaatgaaatttttaataattttttaatcggATCAATTGAACCAGTGAATCGGTGACTTGATTGATTTGACTACTAATTTCGTTTAAAAAACATTGGTGAAAGgctgaacaaaaataaaaaccgaGAAGGTTTATTTGTATGAAACAAGTAtaaaatttcttgaaatttttgtaacaGGTGGGAACTAGATAAATTGTAGAAGTGGAAAACATCGTTGTAAAAGTGGAAAAACATCGTTGTAGTGTTTGTAGGTATATAATTGCAAATTGCCATGCACatttaatttgtagatagattaatttgaaattaactTGCAAACTATTcttttacaaattaaaatatagtttagAACTTCAactatattttattgaaataaagggCTGAAGAATTTAATGAAGGAATTTTCTTTGGCATGAATCTCTCTCAAGCAAGCATTGGTGAGGCACCGGGGGGCAGTCAAAACCTCGAGATTGATGGGTGGTTGGGCATCTGAAAAGGTGCGATTATGGAAGGATGATTTGCCGGATGAAGGTGATATGTAGAGGTGATTATGGGTCGGGCCaggttttaataaaattttaggtttgtaTTTTAGGTTTGGGTTCGGTTTGAAATATGGATTTAAAAATTTGTTTAAGTCTAGCCTAAAATATGATGGTTAAGCTCGAGCTCGGGCCGACCTAacctgtattaatttttttagattattttattaaataaataatttttaaaatataatataccaaatacacttaaaagtataaaaacaattattaaaacaACAAACCTTACCTGAGAAAGAATACAACGGTGTGGTGGGCTTGCAGGTTTGATATTGATATTTGTGTTTTACACATATGTGGATAGATAATGCCTAGTTTGTgttatcaaatttttatatatattcccTTTCATCATTTCCCTATTGATGCCAAAAGATTTAATGAAAACTACATCTGGacacataataaataaaaaatataagaaaggaaaaagttatcaaTTTTTATGACTTCACATAATTTTGATTATTAAATGCTCGAATCTTCTTATTCATCAAACAGGGTGCGCAACATAACCTGCCATGCATATGCACCATCCATCGTGTTCCAACTTCAGTATATCTCTTCTCTTGATTTCTTTCTGACCAATATAATTTGAGTAATTAAGACAATATATTCTCTTGCTCGATCAGTCACTTGACTGAAACTTGCTTCTTTCAGTTCTTCTTTCCTCAAAACCTAATCAACAACATCCGAACTCCATTATTTATTCTCAATGCAACATATGATTCATGGCAGGTAATATCCTTGTCTGTAAACTAGGATATAATCATAAGGCATACTGCTATGTGCTTTATCTGAAATCTTTAAGGCATGATTAACAAAATAGATGAATAAATTTGCTCATTGCTATCAGATTCAATCTAGCATAGCTCCACCATCGGTTGATCCACATGGTTATTGGCATGAATGTAGATTGAACTATGCAAAATGTTTTGCAtcacaaataaaatttttacaagGTGATTCCTGTGTGAAATTGCTTGAGCTTGATAGAAAAATGATTTTTCAGCTTAAACAAATCTATTTTTCTGTGAATCAGGCTTCCGAATTGAGATGCTTAATGCTATCAAAGGGTTCTTACGGTCTAGAGAGAACATATTGTTTATAAATTCGTGTTTTTCTCATTGCCAAATAGAAAGGCACGACACATGGTTTATAATTAGTATATAATTCGGGCTGGGCCGGGACCGGGCCAAAAAACCTTTCCCAAGGTTcgacccgtttagaaaatgggcctcattttttacccaaacctatttttcaggcctatatttttgtccaaaccctcttACTTGAGCAG
Protein-coding sequences here:
- the LOC107901840 gene encoding two-pore potassium channel 3 isoform X3 yields the protein MENDPLLLYASPRKKPTPPSPLFPLPEHNEVSLPVSLTPSELKDRLIFGPSPPPSLSPIDSSPIFDALTSSLQSPRPSSSSSSPPQDTVVNLQDPLLQPTQLNSPTPAPASWLIDPDFIWEKSNLHRSKTAPAMAVLNDVIRSSIPKPQLGSQSIVRQAFVLLVLYLTLGVVIFWFNRHNFLGNETHPVVDALYFCIVTMCTIGYGDIIPNSVATKLFSILFVLVGFGFIDILLSGMVSYVLDLQESYLLRTVEHEGQKKDSARSYIIDVKKGRMRIRMKVGLALGVVVLCIGIGVGVMHFVERLGWLDAFYLSVMSVTTVGYGDRAFKTLPGRIFAAIWLLVSTLAVARAFLYLAEARVDKRHRTMAKWVLGQDMTVSEFLAADIDNNGFVRYAVL
- the LOC107901840 gene encoding two-pore potassium channel 3 isoform X2 produces the protein MENDPLLLYASPRKKPTPPSPLFPLPEHNEVSLPVSLTPSELKDRLIFGPSPPPSLSPIDSSPIFDALTSSLQSPRPSSSSSSPPQDTVVNLQDPLLQPTQLNSPTPAPASWLIDPDFIWEKSNLHRSKTAPAMAVLNDVIRSSIPKPQLGSQSIVRQAFVLLVLYLTLGVVIFWFNRHNFLGNETHPVVDALYFCIVTMCTIGYGDIIPNSVATKLFSILFVLVGFGFIDILLSGMVSYVLDLQESYLLRTVEHEGQKKDSARSYIIDVKKGRMRIRMKVGLALGVVVLCIGIGVGVMHFVERLGWLDAFYLSVMSVTTVGYGDRAFKTLPGRIFAAIWLLVSTLAVARAFLYLAEARVDKRHRTMAKWVLGQDMTVSEFLAADIDNNGFVRLLLSSAVHCCFWMHLIGQIRVCDIQAQGDGEGIRKRHYADQREVR
- the LOC107901840 gene encoding two-pore potassium channel 3 isoform X1, with protein sequence MENDPLLLYASPRKKPTPPSPLFPLPEHNEVSLPVSLTPSELKDRLIFGPSPPPSLSPIDSSPIFDALTSSLQSPRPSSSSSSPPQDTVVNLQDPLLQPTQLNSPTPAPASWLIDPDFIWEKSNLHRSKTAPAMAVLNDVIRSSIPKPQLGSQSIVRQAFVLLVLYLTLGVVIFWFNRHNFLGNETHPVVDALYFCIVTMCTIGYGDIIPNSVATKLFSILFVLVGFGFIDILLSGMVSYVLDLQESYLLRTVEHEGQKKDSARSYIIDVKKGRMRIRMKVGLALGVVVLCIGIGVGVMHFVERLGWLDAFYLSVMSVTTVGYGDRAFKTLPGRIFAAIWLLVSTLAVARAFLYLAEARVDKRHRTMAKWVLGQDMTVSEFLAADIDNNGFVSKSEFVIYKLKEMGKVSEKDIMQISEKFDRLDAGNCGKITLADLMEHHH
- the LOC107901840 gene encoding two-pore potassium channel 3 isoform X4, with protein sequence MENDPLLLYASPRKKPTPPSPLFPLPEHNEVSLPVSLTPSELKDRLIFGPSPPPSLSPIDSSPIFDALTSSLQSPRPSSSSSSPPQDTVVNLQDPLLQPTQLNSPTPAPASWLIDPDFIWEKSNLHRSKTAPAMAVLNDVIRSSIPKPQLGSQSIESYLLRTVEHEGQKKDSARSYIIDVKKGRMRIRMKVGLALGVVVLCIGIGVGVMHFVERLGWLDAFYLSVMSVTTVGYGDRAFKTLPGRIFAAIWLLVSTLAVARAFLYLAEARVDKRHRTMAKWVLGQDMTVSEFLAADIDNNGFVSKSEFVIYKLKEMGKVSEKDIMQISEKFDRLDAGNCGKITLADLMEHHH